A single region of the Nicotiana sylvestris chromosome 6, ASM39365v2, whole genome shotgun sequence genome encodes:
- the LOC104212332 gene encoding sm-like protein LSM1B isoform X5, with translation MSWSDSSDHNLFSSSLASYLDRKILILLRDGRKLLGTLRSFDQYANIVLEGTSERVMVGNLYCDIPLGLYVIRGENVVLIGERAEKADNAAELKGSMRKRMEFLDFD, from the exons ATGTCTTGGTCAGACTCATCAGATCACAACTTATTCTCTTCTAGCCTTGCAAGCTATCTTGATA GAAAGATTCTAATATTACTGCGAGATGGCAGAAAACTCTTGGGAACGTTACGTTCTTTCGATCAATATG CAAATATAGTATTGGAAGGTACCTCTGAAAGAGTAATGGTTGGAAATCTCTATTGCGACATACCTTTGGGTCTCTATGTCATTCGTGGGGAGAATGTTGTGCTGATCGGAGAACGG GCTGAAAAGGCAGACAATGCAGCAGAACTTAAGGGTTCCATGAGAAAGAGAATGGAATTTCTTGACTTTGACTA G
- the LOC104212332 gene encoding sm-like protein LSM1B isoform X3, whose translation MSWSDSSDHNLFSSSLASYLDRKILILLRDGRKLLGTLRSFDQYANIVLEGTSERVMVGNLYCDIPLGLYVIRGENVVLIGERESAEEELSPHMTCVSAAEIKRAEKADNAAELKGSMRKRMEFLDFD comes from the exons ATGTCTTGGTCAGACTCATCAGATCACAACTTATTCTCTTCTAGCCTTGCAAGCTATCTTGATA GAAAGATTCTAATATTACTGCGAGATGGCAGAAAACTCTTGGGAACGTTACGTTCTTTCGATCAATATG CAAATATAGTATTGGAAGGTACCTCTGAAAGAGTAATGGTTGGAAATCTCTATTGCGACATACCTTTGGGTCTCTATGTCATTCGTGGGGAGAATGTTGTGCTGATCGGAGAACGG GAGTCTGCCGAGGAGGAGCTTTCGCCACACATGACTTGTGTGTCCGCAGCAGAAATCAAAAGG GCTGAAAAGGCAGACAATGCAGCAGAACTTAAGGGTTCCATGAGAAAGAGAATGGAATTTCTTGACTTTGACTA G
- the LOC104212332 gene encoding sm-like protein LSM1B isoform X1, with the protein MSWSDSSDHNLFSSSLASYLDRKILILLRDGRKLLGTLRSFDQYANIVLEGTSERVMVGNLYCDIPLGLYVIRGENVVLIGERESAEEELSPHMTCVSAAEIKRAEKADNAAELKGSMRKRMEFLDFD; encoded by the exons ATGTCTTGGTCAGACTCATCAGATCACAACTTATTCTCTTCTAGCCTTGCAAGCTATCTTGATA GAAAGATTCTAATATTACTGCGAGATGGCAGAAAACTCTTGGGAACGTTACGTTCTTTCGATCAATATG CAAATATAGTATTGGAAGGTACCTCTGAAAGAGTAATGGTTGGAAATCTCTATTGCGACATACCTTTGGGTCTCTATGTCATTCGTGGGGAGAATGTTGTGCTGATCGGAGAACGG GAGTCTGCCGAGGAGGAGCTTTCGCCACACATGACTTGTGTGTCCGCAGCAGAAATCAAAAGG GCTGAAAAGGCAGACAATGCAGCAGAACTTAAGGGTTCCATGAGAAAGAGAATGGAATTTCTTGACTTTGACTAG
- the LOC104212331 gene encoding uncharacterized protein, with protein sequence MASDSTEPTASKIVAKLNLKPHPEGGFYSETFRDFSVILSTSHLPPTFKVDRPISTCIYFLVPSGSSSHLHRIPCSETWHFYMGEPLTVMELNETDGKVKLTCIGPDPLADDQLVQYTVPPNVWFGAFPTRDFSISADMKVTKAPARDGEKHFSLVGCTCAPAFQFDDFELAKRSELVSRFPAHESLVSLLTFPE encoded by the exons ATGGCTTCAGATTCAACTGAGCCAACAGCTTCCAAAATTGTAGCAAAGCTAAACTTGAAGCCACACCCAGAAGGCGGATTTTACTCTGAAACATTCAGAGACTTCTCTGTTATTCTCTCCACATCTCACCTTCCACCTACTT TTAAGGTTGATCGACCTATCAGTACATGCATTTACTTCTTGGTGCCTTCTGGAAGTTCGTCTCACCTTCATCGGATACCATGTTCAGAAACATGGCATTTTTACATGGGAGAGCCACTTACG GTGATGGAACTAAATGAGACTGATGGCAAGGTGAAGTTAACTTGCATCGGACCTGATCCGCTTGCAGATGATCAACTGGTGCAATATACAGTACCTCCAAACGTATGGTTTGGCGCATTTCCCACGAGGGACTTCAGCATTTCTGCTGACATGAAAGTAACAAAAGCGCCTGCCAGGGATGGTGAGAAGCACTTCTCTTTAGTTGGATGCACCTGTGCTCCAGCATTCCAGTTTGATGATTTTGAACTGGCGAAACGTTCTGAGCTCGTTTCGCGTTTTCCTGCTCATGAATCCCTCGTCTCTTTGCTCACCTTCCCCGAGTGA
- the LOC104212329 gene encoding pollen receptor-like kinase 3, whose amino-acid sequence MAAVPLFLPPLAISPKKHLLFYISIFFLIFLSNTPFSFSISEDEALIKFKESLKNTTALDSTWHKGSNPCDKNKKWTRVQCEGNTVEGLLLGEAGLSGEIDVDPLIALPGLRVLELANNSFSGTIPEFFFLGALKSIYIDGNQFSGEIPKDFFSKMGSLKKIWFSRNKFSGPIPESLANLKYLMELHLESNEFSGPIPSFSQASLTSIDLSNNKLQGEIPQSMSKFGSDPFKGNNELCGKQLGKDCNKEKENNTFQRAPMSKMKWIILGLVVSLLLITILFKAKRKEDHFDKLGKENLDEGLHVSSSNRKSTSIHSKGGDSVHESLRRGAGSQRGKATGDLVLVNEEKGTFGLPDLMKAAAEVLGNGVLGSAYKAKMVNGLSVVVKRLREMNKMNRDVFDTEIRKISKLRHRNILQLLAYHYRKEEKLLVSEYVPKGSLLYLLHGDRGISHAELNWPTRLRIIHGVASGMNFLHSEFASYVVPHGNLKSSNILLTEKYEPLLSDYAFYPLINNTQTVQCLFAYKSPEAIQNQQISPKSDVYCLGIIILEILTGKFPSQYLNNQKGGTDVVQWVQSAIADNRESELIDQEIANATDSIEQMVKLLHVGAACTVSDPEKRIDMKEASRRIEEISLI is encoded by the exons ATGGCCGCTGTTCCCCTCTTCCTTCCTCCTCTAGCAATCTCTCCCAAAAAACACCTTCTTTTTTACATCTCCATTTTCTTCCTCATTTTTCTATCTAATACACCATTTTCTTTCTCCATTTCAGAGGATGAGGCATTGATAAAGTTCAAAGAATCATTAAAAAATACAACAGCTTTAGATTCAACTTGGCATAAGGGATCAAATCCTTGTGACAAGAACAAGAAATGGACTCGTGTTCAATGCGAAGGGAACACGGTCGAAGGCCTTCTTTTAGGTGAAGCTGGCCTTTCAGGGGAAATTGATGTTGATCCATTGATTGCACTTCCAGGCCTGAGAGTTCTTGAACTTGCAAATAATTCATTTTCCGGAACGATTCCTGAATTTTTCTTCCTTGGTGCTCTTAAATCTATTTATATAGATGGAAACCAATTTTCAGGAGAGATTCCTAAAGATTTCTTCTCTAAAATGGGGTCTCTTAAAAAAATTTGGTTTTCAAGAAACAAATTTTCAGGACCAATTCCTGAATCTTTGGCTAACTTGAAATATTTGATGGAACTTCATCTTGAAAGTAATGAATTTTCAGGTCCTATTCCATCATTTTCACAGGCAAGTTTAACATCTATTGATCTATCAAACAATAAATTACAAGGTGAAATTCCTCAAAGCATGTCAAAATTTGGTTCAGATCCCTTTAAAGGGAATAATGAATTATGTGGGAAACAATTAGGGAAGGACTGCAACAAGGAAAAAGAGAATAATACTTTTCAAAGAGCACCAATGTCCAAAATGAAATGGATAATTCTTGGTTTAGTAGTTAGTCTTCTGTTGATAACGATTCTTTTTAAGGCCAAGCGCAAGGAAGATCACTTCGACAAGCTTGGAAAAGAGAATCTTGATGAGGGGTTGCATGTTTCAAGCTCGAATAGGAAGAGCACGAGCATTCATAGCAAGGGGGGTGATTCGGTGCATGAATCATTGCGAAGGGGAGCTGGATCACAGAGGGGTAAGGCCACGGGCGATCTCGTGTTGGTAAACGAGGAAAAAGGTACGTTCGGATTGCCTGATTTGATGAAGGCAGCTGCTGAAGTCCTTGGAAACGGCGTGTTAGGATCAGCTTATAAGGCAAAAATGGTCAATGGACTGTCTGTTGTGGTGAAGAGGTTGAGAGAGATGAATAAAATGAATAGAGATGTCTTTGATACAGAGATCAGGAAAATTAGCAAGTTAAGGCACAGGAATATATTGCAGTTATTGGCATATCATTATAGAAAAGAGGAGAAGTTGTTGGTATCTGAGTATGTTCCCAAAGGCAGCCTATTGTATCTATTACATG GTGATCGAGGGATATCACACGCTGAGCTAAATTGGCCGACGCGCCTAAGAATCATCCACGGAGTTGCTAGTGGAATGAATTTTCTTCATTCTGAATTTGCATCATATGTGGTGCCTCATGGGAACCTTAAGTCAAGCAACATTCTACTAACTGAAAAATATGAACCACTTCTCTCAGATTACGCCTTTTATCCGCTAATCAACAACACACAAACCGTTCAATGCCTTTTCGCATATAAATCCCCAGAAGCCATACAAAATCAACAAATCTCTCCAAAAAGTGATGTCTATTGTCTTGGAATCATAATACTCGAGATCCTTACAGGCAAATTCCCTTCCCAATATCTCAACAATCAAAAAGGTGGAACCGACGTTGTTCAATGGGTGCAATCAGCAATAGCTGACAATagagaatcagaattgattgaccAAGAGATAGCAAATGCAACAGATTCCATTGAACAAATGGTGAAGCTACTACATGTAGGAGCTGCTTGTACTGTAAGCGATCCGGAAAAAAGGATTGACATGAAAGAAGCATCAAGGAGGATAGAAGAGATAAGTTTAATTTGA
- the LOC104212328 gene encoding photosystem I chlorophyll a/b-binding protein 6, chloroplastic translates to MALAIHSTAFSSIPIRELPTKNLPGKFTTCLLPRRSRLNAGKEVSSVCEPLPPDRPLWFPGSSPPEWLDGSLPGDFGFDPLGLGSDPETLKWFAQAELMHSRWAMLAVAGILIPEWLESLGFIDNFSWYDAGEREYFADSTTLFVVQLVLMGWAEGRRWADIINPGCVDIELKVPHKKKPKPDVGYPGGLWFDPFMWGRGSPEPVMVLRTKEIKNGRLAMLAFVGFCFQAVYTGQGPIENLMSHLADPGHNNIFAAFGSQ, encoded by the exons ATGGCTCTAGCCATTCATTCCACTGCATTTTCTAGCATCCCAATCAG GGAGTTACCTACAAAAAATTTGCCAGGGAAATTCACAACATGTTTATTACCTAGAAGAAGTAGATTGAATGCTGGAAAAGAGGTATCAAGTGTTTGTGAACCACTCCCTCCAGATAGGCCATTATGGTTTCCTGGAAGTTCACCTCCTGAATGGCTTGATGGCAG CCTTCCTGGAGATTTTGGCTTTGACCCACTGGGATTAG GGTCTGATCCAGAAACATTAAAATGGTTTGCTCAAGCTGAGCTAATGCACAGCAGATGGGCAATGTTAGCAGTAGCTGGAATTCTAATTCCAGAATGGTTAGAAAGTCTTGGATTCATTGACAACTTTTCATGGTATGATGCTGGTGAAAGAGAGTATTTTGCAGATTCCACAACTTTATTTGTTGTGCAACTAGTCTTAATGGGATGGGCCGAAGGCCGAAGATGGGCCGATATAATCAATCCAGGATGTGTTGATATTGAACTAAAAGTACCTCACAAGAAGAAACCAAAACCAGATGTTGGATATCCTGGTGGATTATGGTTTGATCCTTTTATGTGGGGAAGAGGATCTCCTGAACCTGTTATGGTTTTGAGAACTAAGGAGATCAAGAATGGTCGACTCGCTATGTTAGCTTTTGTTGGATTTTGTTTTCAGGCTGTTTATACTGGACAAGGACCTATTGAGAATTTAATGTCACATCTTGCTGATCCTGGACATAACAACATATTCGCG GCTTTTGGATCCCAATGA
- the LOC104212327 gene encoding probable polygalacturonase — protein sequence MVETVTTPFWWRCTQFHHPRRWLPAVFITHKAIITALWIAFLITLFWWQMDSTTTGILIFRRVFPARQLPKLRHVAFNLTDFGGVGDGVTVNTAAFEKAVLAISRKGGGQLNVPPGYWLTAPFNLTSHMTLFLAEGAVILGVDDEKYWTLMPPLPSYGYGREHRGPRYGSLIHGQNLKDVVITGHNGTINGQGQAWWKKFRQKLLNHTRGPLVQIMWSTDILISNITLQNSPFWTLHPYDCKNVTIRNVTILAPIAGAPNTDGIDPDSCEDVLIENCYISVGDDGIAIKSGWDQYGIAYGRPSKNILIRNLVIRSNVSAGVSIGSEMSGGVSNVTVENVLIWNSRRAVRIKTAPGRGGYVRDITYRNLTFENVRVGIVIKTDYNEHADERFDPKAVPVLKDISYTSIHGEGVRVPVQIHGSKEIPVKNVTFRDMSVGLSYKKKHIFQCAFVQGRVIGTIFPAPCENLDLYDEQGHLIRRSDSQNATDIDYDI from the exons ATGGTGGAGACGGTAACGACACCGTTTTGGTGGCGGTGTACACAATTCCACCACCCGCGTCGATGGTTACCGGCAGTTTTCATAACCCACAAAGCCATTATCACTGCGCTATGGATCGCCTTTTTAATAACCCTTTTCTGGTGGCAGATGGATTCTACTACTACCGGAATCTTGATTTTCCGGCGAGTTTTTCCGGCGAGGCAGCTGCCGAAGCTCCGGCATGTGGCGTTTAACTTGACGGACTTTGGTGGGGTTGGTGATGGTGTTACTGTAAATACAGCAGCTTTTGAGAAGGCAGTATTAGCAATTTCTAGAAAAGGTGGAGGGCAGCTAAATGTGCCACCTGGTTATTGGCTAACGGCGCCGTTTAATCTTACTAGCCATATGACTCTGTTCCTTGCTGAAGGTGCTGTTATATTGGGTGTTGAT GACGAGAAGTACTGGACTCTCATGCCTCCCTTACCTTCATATGGATATGGAAGAGAGCATCGTGGACCGCGTTATGGAAGTTTAATCCACGGCCAAAATCTCAAAGATGTTGTAATCACAG GGCATAATGGTACCATTAATGGGCAGGGTCAAGCATGGTGGAAGAAATTCCGGCAGAAGCTTCTTAACCATACCAGAGGACCGCTCGTGCAGATCATGTGGTCTACTGACATACTAATCTCAAATATAACTTTACAAAACTCTCCCTTTTGGACGCTCCATCCATACGACTGCAAGAACGTAACGATCAGGAATGTCACAATCCTGGCACCCATTGCTGGGGCTCCAAATACTGATGGTATAGATCCAG ATTCTTGTGAAGATGTGTTGATAGAGAACTGTTACATCAGTGTTGGTGATGACGGCATTGCCATAAAGAGTGGATGGGATCAGTATGGAATTGCTTATGGACGGCCTTCTAAGAATATACTCATCCGAAACCTTGTTATTCGTTCCAATGTCAG CGCTGGTGTATCAATAGGGAGTGAGATGTCCGGCGGAGTGTCAAATGTCACTGTGGAAAATGTCCTTATCTGGAACTCGAGACGTGCTGTACGCATCAAAACAGCGCCTGGAAGAGGAGGATATGTTCGAGATATAACGTACAGGAACTTGACATTTGAGAATGTTAGGGTGGGAATCGTCATCAAAACAGATTACAACGAACATGCAGACGAGAGGTTCGACCCCAAAGCTGTCCCTGTACTGAAGGACATAAGCTACACATCAATCCACGGTGAGGGAGTTCGTGTGCCTGTTCAAATCCACGGGAGTAAAGAAATCCCTGTGAAGAACGTTACTTTCAGAGATATGTCAGTCGGGCTATCATACAAGAAGAAGCATATATTCCAGTGTGCTTTCGTTCAAGGTCGTGTTATTGGTACTATCTTCCCCGCCCCTTGTGAGAACCTCGATCTATATGACGAGCAAGGACATCTGATCAGACGTTCTGATTCTCAAAATGCGACAGACATAGATTATGACATTTGA